From the Carya illinoinensis cultivar Pawnee chromosome 4, C.illinoinensisPawnee_v1, whole genome shotgun sequence genome, one window contains:
- the LOC122306423 gene encoding uncharacterized protein LOC122306423 codes for MTEFRAVLSDCHLRDLGYEGAPFTWSNRRGEEGLVKERLDRFLANSWWCEIYLNLRVSHGVAAYSDHIPLWLDTEGALFRRRNRRLFRFEAMWVGEKECSSIIERAWCQRNGSISLDQIMGRISRCAIELGRWNKTSFGHVQKNLANAKRKLQCLEANDSGSLSLEEHKQACLEVQKWLERDELMWKQRSRVKWLREGDCNSRYFHSKASTRRRKNSIMQLQDESGCWQKGDQMDALITEYFQNLFTAADWVDMGDILSGVEARVTAEMNEDLLKPYVAEEVELALKQMHPSKAPGPNGMSPLFFQKYWGVIGNSITTALLSALNSGMFPKGLNHTFITLIPKKVSPSKVADFRPISLCNVLYKILSKVIANRLKRILPDVISDSQSAFVPGRQISDNVLIAYELLHFLRTKRKGRKGFMSLKLDMSKAYDRVEWMFLEKIMESLGFDKKLISLVMLCVRTVSFSVLVNGNPKGPIIPSRGLRQGDPLSPYLFLLCTEGLISLLKRNVGREGVDGIRICRGAPRINHLLFADDSVFFCKADVSTNMKIQCLLSKYERASGQCINKEKTSMVFSKNVKDDLKRDIMQLWGGSFTQQYEKYLGLPPMVGRSKKQAFSDIKKRVWQKLQAWKGNLLSQGGREVLIKAVAMSIPTYAMSCFLFPKTLCHELEMMMAKFWWGDQSQENKIHWCSWEKLCVSKFQGRMGFRDLHLFNLALLAKQGWRLLRNEDSLLYKVYKAKYFPSSSLFEAKAGANSSYVWKGILEALDCLRKGCRWRVGNGQTIRIFKDPWLPEGVSVSALIEVDENLKVNSLIDANTGWWNVHMMRALFNPNLIQQILKLHISVNSEDSLYWSHEKNGSFSVKSAYRFIQQHHHLLYGQSSSGSSEAVFWKSLWHLKLPKKMKIFAWRACQEKLPTYLNLKKRHVLDDATCVLCNQGMEDAAHALRNKQLYENISMPFNVTVNNALALEKEYEQVHLFDASNPKISKVVRWHPPPSDFLKLNIDGATFPELSVAGVGVVLRNHKGEVIVACSKVEKEVSSAEFIEAVALLRGLQLCVQWGIPKLMLETDCLILVNALNGNSECLTDFAFILQDIRRLMAAFQEVKVVHVNHLGNQVAHLLARHAWLIDDICMWWDFCPSFVSQAIWLDQLDICKDL; via the exons ATGACGGAGTTCCGAGCAGTTTTATCGGACTGCCACCTGAGAGATTTGGGTTATGAAGGGGCCCCTTTTACTTGGAGTAACCGTAGGGGAGAGGAGGGTTTAGTGAAGGAAAGGTTAGATAGATTCCTTGCCAACTCTTGGTGGTGTGAAATTTATCTAAATCTTCGAGTTTCACATGGTGTTGCAGCTTATTCTGATCACATCCCGTTATGGTTGGATACTGAAGGGGCTTTGTTTAGAAGGAGGAACAGGAGGCTGTTTAGATTTGAGGCTATGTGGGTGGGAGAAAAGGAATGTTCTTCGATTATTGAGAGGGCTTGGTGTCAGAGAAATGGTTCTATCTCTTTGGATCAGATTATGGGAAGGATTTCTCGCTGTGCTATTGAGTTAGGTCGATGGAACAAGACTTCTTTTGGCCATGTGCAGAAGAATTTAGCTAATGCAAAACGGAAGTTGCAATGTTTAGAAGCGAATGACTCGGGATCACTTTCTCTAGAGGAACATAAGCAAGCTTGCCTTGAGGTTCAAAAATGGCTTGAAAGGGATGAATTAATGTGGAAGCAAAGATCTCGAGTAAAGTGGCTTAGAGAAGGGGATTGTAATTCTCGGTATTTTCATTCTAAGGCTTCTACTAGAAGAAGAAAGAACAGTATTATGCAGTTGCAAGATGAATCTGGTTGTTGGCAAAAAGGGGATCAGATGGATGCTTTAATTACTGAATACTTTCAGAATCTGTTCACTGCTGCCGATTGGGTGGATATGGGGGATATTCTTTCGGGTGTTGAGGCTAGAGTCACAGCTGAGATGAACGAGGACCTGCTAAAACCTTATGTTGCTGAGGAGGTTGAGTTAGCTTTAAAACAGATGCATCCCTCTAAGGCCCCTGGGCCTAATGGTATGTCCCCTCTTTTCTTTCAGAAATATTGGGGTGTGATAGGTAATTCTATCACCACTGCTTTACTTTCAGCTTTGAATTCTGGCATGTTTCCTAAAGGTTTAAACCATACTTTCATTACTTTAATTCCAAAGAAAGTTTCTCCTTCAAAGGTAGCAGATTTTCGCCCTATTAGCCTGTGTAATGTGCTATATAAGATTCTCTCTAAAGTTATTGCAAATAGACTTAAGAGGATTTTGCCGGATGTCATCTCTGATTCTCAAAGTGCATTTGTTCCTGGTAGACAGATTTCTGATAATGTTCTTATTGCATATGAGTTACTACATTTTCTTCGTACTAAGCGAAAGGGTCGGAAGGGGTTTATGTCTCTCAAacttgatatgagtaaagcatacGATAGGGTGGAATGGATGTTTCTAGAAAAGATTATGGAGTCCCTTGGCTTTGATAAGAAACTGATTTCTTTAGTTATGCTCTGTGTTAGAacagtttctttttctgttttagtCAATGGAAATCCTAAAGGCCCTATTATTCCTTCTAGGGGTCTTAGGCAAGGGGATCCGTTATCACCTTATTTGTTTCTCTTGTGCACGGAAGGTCTTATTTCATTGCTGAAAAGGAATGTGGGTCGAGAAGGGGTGGATGGGATAAGGATTTGTAGAGGTGCTCCTAGAATTAATCACTTGCTGTTTGCGGATGATAGTGTCTTTTTTTGTAAAGCTGATGTGAGTACAAATATGAAGATCCAATGTTTGTTGAGTAAGTATGAGAGAGCTTCGGGCCAATGTATCAATAAGGAAAAAACTTCTATGGTCTTTAGCAAAAATGTGAAAGATGACCTGAAAAGAGATATTATGCAGTTGTGGGGTGGTAGTTTTACACAGCAATATGAGAAGTATTTAGGGCTGCCACCAATGGTAGGGCGGTCAAAAAAACAAGCTTTTTCTGATATAAAAAAGAGAGTGTGGCAGAAGTTACAGGCATGGAAGGGGAATTTGTTATCTCAAGGGGGTAGGGAAGTGCTTATAAAAGCTGTTGCTATGTCTATCCCTACTTATGCCATGAGTTGTTTTTTGTTTCCTAAAACGTTGTGTCATGAGCTAGAGATGATGATggcaaaattttggtggggtgaTCAATCTCAGGAAAACAAAATACATTGGTGTAGTTGGGAGAAGTTGTGTGTTTCAAAATTCCAAGGAAGGATGGGTTTTCGGGATCTACATCTTTTTAATTTAGCTCTTTTggcaaaacaagggtggaggctTTTAAGAAATGAGGATTCTCTTCTTTACAAAGTTTATAAAGCCAAGTACTTTCCGAGTTCAAGCTTGTTTGAAGCCAAAGCGGGTGCTAATTCATCTTATGTTTGGAAAGGAATTTTGGAAGCGCTTGATTGTTTGAGAAAAGGGTGTAGGTGGCGTGTGGGGAATGGGCAAACTATTCGTATCTTTAAGGATCCATGGTTACCGGAAGGTGTAAGTGTTTCAGCTTTGATTGAGGTTGATGAGAACCTAAAAGTTAATTCTTTGATAGATGCAAATACAGGTTGGTGGAATGTTCATATGATgagagctctattcaatccaaatcTCATTCAACAGATTTTAAAACTACATATTTCTGTAAATTCTGAAGACTCTTTGTATTGGAGTCATGAAAAGAATGGTAGTTTTTCTGTAAAGAGTGCATATCGATTTATTCAACAGCATCACCATCTTTTATATGGGCAGTCTTCTAGTGGCAGTTCTGAAGCTGTGTTTTGGAAGTCTTTATGGCATCTGAAACTCCCaaaaaagatgaagatttttgcatggaggGCATGCCAGGAGAAGCTTCCAACCTATCTGAATCTGAAGAAGAGACATGTTTTGGATGATGCAACCTGTGTACTGTGTAATCAAGGTATGGAAGATGCTGCACATGCTCT aaggaataAACAGCtttatgagaatatttctatgcCTTTTAATGTGACTGTCAATAATGCACTTGCTTTAGAAAAAGAATATGAACAGGTGCACCTGTTTGATGCTTCGAATCCGAAGATTAGCAAGGTGGTAAGATGGCATCCTCCTCCATCtgattttctgaaattgaacATTGATGGGGCCACTTTTCCTGAACTTTCTGTAGCTGGGGTTGGAGTGGTCTTGAGGAATCATAAGGGGGAGGTTATTGTTGCTTGTTCAAAGGTAGAGAAAGAGGTCTCCTCTGCTGAGTTCATTGAGGCAGTTGCACTCCTTAGAGGTTTACAGTTGTGTGTTCAATGGGGTATACCAAAGCTTATGCTTGAAACGGACTGTTTGATTTTGGTTAATGCCTTGAATGGAAATTCTGAATGTTTAACAGATTTTGCTTTTATTCTTCAAGACATACGAAGACTAATGGCGGCATTTCAAGAAGTTAAAGTGGTACATGTCAACCATTTAGGCAATCAGGTGGCTCATCTTCTAGCAAGACATGCTTggttgattgatgatatttgtatgTGGTGGGACTTTTGTCCTTCTTTTGTTAGTCAAGCTATATGGCTTGATCAACTTGATATTTGTAAGGATCTTTGA